One Yimella lutea DNA window includes the following coding sequences:
- a CDS encoding acyl-CoA dehydrogenase family protein has protein sequence MVDLTLDDEQRGFQQVAREFLAKEVLPYRRDWDRAESIDLALVPKLAEIGFLGLTVPEEYGGIGGDWITYCLGMEELGRADSSVRGLVSVSMGLCGKPILDYGTEEQKQHWLRRIVTGESIGCFGLTEPDNGSDPGSLKTKAVKDGDDYLLRGQKIFITNGTWADVCLVFARTSPDGPKGISAFLVPTNSPGFERREIKGKLGLRGQATAEIFLDEVRVPSSARLGDEGKGMSIAMSALDKGRVSVAAGCVGIAAGCLDEVVNYTTERKQFGKVIASYQLVQEMIADISVDTDAARLLTWRAADLLEKGEPFKVEASKAKLFASETAVKSANLAIQAFGGYGYIDEYPVQKYLRDARVMTLYEGTSQIQKLLIGRAETGINAFTS, from the coding sequence ATGGTGGATCTGACCCTCGACGACGAACAGCGTGGCTTCCAGCAGGTGGCCCGTGAGTTCCTCGCCAAGGAGGTCCTGCCCTACCGGCGTGACTGGGACCGCGCCGAGTCGATCGATCTCGCTCTGGTGCCCAAGCTCGCGGAGATCGGCTTCCTCGGGCTGACCGTCCCGGAGGAGTACGGCGGCATCGGCGGCGACTGGATCACCTACTGCCTGGGCATGGAGGAACTCGGTCGTGCTGACTCGTCCGTGCGTGGACTCGTGTCGGTGTCGATGGGATTGTGCGGCAAGCCGATTCTCGATTACGGCACCGAGGAGCAGAAGCAGCACTGGCTGCGCCGCATCGTCACCGGTGAATCGATCGGCTGCTTCGGACTGACCGAACCCGACAACGGGTCCGACCCCGGCTCGCTGAAGACGAAGGCGGTCAAGGACGGCGACGACTACCTGCTGCGCGGACAGAAGATCTTCATCACCAACGGCACCTGGGCGGACGTCTGCCTCGTGTTCGCGCGCACCAGCCCGGACGGGCCGAAGGGCATCAGTGCCTTCCTGGTGCCGACGAATTCGCCCGGATTCGAGCGCCGCGAGATCAAGGGCAAGCTCGGTCTGCGCGGTCAGGCGACCGCGGAGATCTTCCTGGACGAGGTACGGGTGCCCTCCTCCGCCCGGCTGGGTGACGAGGGCAAGGGAATGTCGATCGCGATGTCGGCCCTGGACAAGGGTCGGGTCTCGGTCGCTGCCGGGTGTGTCGGAATCGCGGCCGGCTGCCTCGACGAGGTCGTGAACTACACGACCGAGCGCAAGCAGTTCGGCAAGGTCATCGCCTCCTACCAACTGGTGCAGGAGATGATCGCCGACATCAGCGTCGACACCGATGCGGCCCGCCTGCTGACCTGGCGCGCGGCCGACCTGTTGGAGAAGGGCGAACCCTTCAAGGTGGAAGCCTCGAAGGCGAAGCTGTTCGCGTCCGAGACGGCCGTGAAGTCGGCCAATCTCGCCATCCAGGCGTTCGGTGGCTACGGCTACATCGACGAGTACCCCGTGCAGAAGTACCTGCGGGACGCCCGCGTGATGACGCTCTACGAAGGCACTTCCCAGATCCAGAAACTGCTCATCGGCCGCGCCGAGACCGGCATCAACGCATTCACCAGCTGA
- a CDS encoding ATP-binding protein, whose amino-acid sequence MTEAPTISTVGELRASGHQHKHIREEIRDNLLAALAAGRNPWPGLHGLDDTVVPQLERALIAGHDVVLLGERGQGKTRILRTLAGLLDEWTPVIEGSELGEHPYDPITHASKQRAEKLGDDLPITWRHRAERYSEKLATPDTSVADLIGDVDPMKVAEGRSLGDPETIHFGLIPRSHRGIVAINELPDLAERIQVAMLNVMEERDIQIRGYLLRLPLDVLVVASANPEDYTNRGRIITPLKDRFGAEIRTHYPVELDDEVAVIRQEAHLVATVPDALVEILARFTRALRESSSVDQRSGVSARFSIAGAETIAAAALHRRVIRGEDDAVARVVDLETAVDVLGGKVEFEVGEEGRERAVLDHLLRTSTADTVRHLFKGLDLAPLVDAFENGSMVTTGERVTAKDFIDGLPSLAGSTVYDDIAERVGATTDGERACAIELALEGLYLIRKVGKQSGDGETIYG is encoded by the coding sequence GTGACCGAGGCACCCACCATCAGCACCGTCGGCGAACTTCGCGCGAGCGGCCATCAGCACAAGCACATCCGCGAAGAGATCCGCGACAATCTGCTCGCGGCCCTCGCCGCGGGACGCAACCCGTGGCCGGGCCTGCACGGCCTGGACGACACCGTCGTCCCCCAGTTGGAACGGGCACTGATCGCCGGCCATGACGTCGTCCTGTTGGGCGAACGTGGCCAGGGCAAGACCCGCATCCTGCGTACTCTCGCCGGGCTCCTGGATGAGTGGACGCCGGTGATCGAGGGGTCCGAACTGGGTGAGCACCCGTACGACCCGATCACCCACGCGTCCAAGCAGCGTGCCGAGAAACTCGGTGACGACCTACCGATCACCTGGCGGCATCGCGCCGAGCGGTATTCGGAGAAGCTTGCAACCCCCGACACCTCGGTGGCCGACCTGATCGGTGACGTCGATCCGATGAAGGTCGCCGAGGGGCGCAGTCTGGGCGACCCGGAGACGATCCACTTCGGCCTGATCCCCCGCTCGCACCGCGGCATTGTCGCGATCAACGAACTGCCCGACCTCGCCGAGCGCATCCAGGTCGCGATGCTCAACGTGATGGAGGAGCGAGACATCCAGATCCGTGGCTACCTGCTGCGGCTGCCGCTGGACGTGCTGGTCGTCGCGAGCGCCAACCCGGAGGACTACACCAATCGCGGGCGCATCATCACTCCGCTCAAGGACCGCTTCGGCGCGGAGATCCGCACCCATTACCCGGTCGAGCTCGACGACGAGGTGGCCGTCATTCGGCAGGAGGCACATCTGGTCGCCACCGTGCCGGACGCACTTGTCGAAATCCTGGCCCGCTTCACCCGTGCCCTGCGTGAGTCGTCGTCCGTCGACCAACGCTCCGGTGTCTCGGCCCGCTTCTCGATCGCAGGGGCGGAGACCATCGCGGCAGCTGCGCTGCACCGCAGGGTGATTCGTGGCGAGGACGACGCCGTGGCTCGCGTGGTCGATCTGGAGACAGCGGTCGACGTGCTCGGCGGAAAGGTGGAGTTCGAGGTCGGCGAAGAGGGACGCGAACGCGCGGTGCTCGACCACCTGCTGCGTACCTCGACAGCCGACACCGTGCGCCACCTCTTCAAGGGACTCGACCTGGCTCCACTTGTGGACGCGTTCGAGAACGGCTCGATGGTCACGACCGGTGAGCGGGTGACGGCCAAGGACTTCATCGACGGACTTCCCTCGCTCGCCGGATCGACGGTCTACGACGACATCGCCGAGCGGGTCGGTGCGACGACGGACGGCGAACGTGCCTGCGCGATCGAGCTCGCACTGGAAGGCCTGTACCTGATCCGCAAGGTGGGCAAGCAGTCCGGCGACGGCGAAACCATCTACGGCTGA